The Bacillus sp. E(2018) genome includes the window TACATGATTGGGATGGTGCTGATCGGGCTTTATGCGTACCGAAAGACAGATAACCTTACCGATTACATGCTTGGCGGAAGAAATCTTGGCCCAGCTGTTACTGCACTTAGTGCGGGTGCATCAGATATGAGCGGATGGCTGTTGATGGGTCTACCAGGTGCTATGTACGTATCTGGTTTAAGTGCTGGATGGATTGTGATTGGACTGTGTGCAGGAGCATATCTGAACTGGCTGTTTGTGGCACCGCGTCTACGAACGTATACGGAGGTAGCGAACAACTCGATTACGATTCCAGATTATTTTGAGAACCGATTCAAGGATACCTCTCGCATACTTCGTATTACGTCTGCGTTAGTTATCGTGATTTTCTTTACCTTTTATTCTTCATCAGGAATGGTTGCTGGTGGACAATTGTTTGAAACAGCATTTGGTCTGAATTATATATGGGGAATCTTGCTTACAGCTGGAGTAGTTATTATTTATACTTTATTCGGTGGTTTTTTAGCGGTAAGTTATACAGATTTCGTACAAGGTGCGATCATGTTTGTAGCATTGATTCTTGTACCGTTCGTTGCGATTCTAAAAGTTGGTGGATGGGATGCATCGTTTAATGAAATTGAAAGCATCAGTCCAACATTACTCGATGCCTTTACGGGGACAAGCTTGATCGGTATCATCTCCTTGTTAGCATGGGGGTTAGGATACTTCGGCCAGCCGCATATCATCGTTCGTTTTATGGCGATCTCATCTGTAAAAGAGATGAAGAGCGCAAGAAGAATCGGAATGGGTTGGATGGTTTTCTCGATTGTTGGAGCGATGTTCACAGGTCTTGTTGGGATTGCTTATTTCAACCAAGCAGGTGCTCCATTGGGTGAGGCAAAAGCAGAAACGGTATTTATCTTATTATCTGAAGTATTGTTCCACCCGATCATTACTGGATTCTTACTAGCTGCAATATTAGCTGCAGTTATGAGTACGATCTCTTCTCAGTTACTCGTAACATCGAGTGCATTGACGGAAGACTTTTACAAGGCGTTCGTTAAACGATCAGCATCAGATAAAGAGCTCGTGTTAGTAGGACGTTTAGCCGTTTTAGCTGTAGCTGTCATTGCATTCATAATGGCTCTTAATCCGAGCGAAACGATCCTGAATCTAGTAGGCTATGCTTGGGCTGGGTTTGGTGCAGCTTTCGGTCCAGTTGTCTTACTAAGTTTGTATTGGAAGCGAATGACGAAATGGTCGGCTTTTGCGGGTATCGTTGTTGGGGCTGTTACTGTTATCGTTTGGGAACTCATCCCAGCTATGGCTGATGTGTATGAGATCATTCCAGGATTTATCGCATGTACAATAACGATCGTAGTCGTTAGCTTAATGACAAAAGAACCAATTGCAAGTATTCAAGAAGAGTTTGAAGAAACGAAAAGATTAGTAAGTTAATAGTGAAGTTATGGACTGACCAAATAGCGGATTTAATTGCTGATTTGGTCAGTTTTTTCTTAAAGTAAAGTTATTGATAGAGGAGGAAGCAGAATGGAATTCATGATTCTTGAAGGAATGCCAGAGGAGGATCTATTGAAGCGAATCCTTCAGCTACATGAAGTAATCTTCGGTACATCTAATGACGGTTTACTTTGCAAAATGAAATTGAAGGACAAACTAACGATCGTTACAGCTATTCATCATTCAAAGGTAGTTGGCTATAAAATGGGCTATGAAATCGATCATAACACTTATTATAGCTGGCTAGGTGGAGTCGACCCCGTTTATAGGGGGCAAGGAGTAGCTTCGAAGTTAATGAAACAACAGCATGAGTATCTGAAAATGAAAGGGTATTCTGTTGTTCGAACCAAAACGATGAATAAGTGGCGCCACATGCTGCTGCTAAATATTAAAAATGGGTTTGATGTGAAGGAAACGTATACGAATAAAAATGGTTTACATAAAATTGTACTCGAAAAAAAGCTATGTGATTAAACAATTGTTTAAAAGAATTCACTCTTGATAGCAGTCTCCGCATATGATGGTATAAGCGGGGTGACGGACATGAGGATAAAAGATAGAGTGAAGCTTTGGTTCTTAGGATCGCTTTATCCGGAAAATTCATTACAACCGATTGACAGCACAGAGCAGTTTGTTCGTGAACTAAATAATGGATGCCCGGTAATCTTTACGTTAAGAGATGTTTACGGATTGATTCTATTCGATAAAGAAGAACAGCTCGGAACACTGTATATAAAAGATGTGTTCGGAATCACGGAAGACTATAGAAACTGTTACTCAATACTTGAGT containing:
- the putP gene encoding sodium/proline symporter PutP — encoded protein: MSYGVIFSISVYMIGMVLIGLYAYRKTDNLTDYMLGGRNLGPAVTALSAGASDMSGWLLMGLPGAMYVSGLSAGWIVIGLCAGAYLNWLFVAPRLRTYTEVANNSITIPDYFENRFKDTSRILRITSALVIVIFFTFYSSSGMVAGGQLFETAFGLNYIWGILLTAGVVIIYTLFGGFLAVSYTDFVQGAIMFVALILVPFVAILKVGGWDASFNEIESISPTLLDAFTGTSLIGIISLLAWGLGYFGQPHIIVRFMAISSVKEMKSARRIGMGWMVFSIVGAMFTGLVGIAYFNQAGAPLGEAKAETVFILLSEVLFHPIITGFLLAAILAAVMSTISSQLLVTSSALTEDFYKAFVKRSASDKELVLVGRLAVLAVAVIAFIMALNPSETILNLVGYAWAGFGAAFGPVVLLSLYWKRMTKWSAFAGIVVGAVTVIVWELIPAMADVYEIIPGFIACTITIVVVSLMTKEPIASIQEEFEETKRLVS
- a CDS encoding GNAT family N-acetyltransferase, translated to MEFMILEGMPEEDLLKRILQLHEVIFGTSNDGLLCKMKLKDKLTIVTAIHHSKVVGYKMGYEIDHNTYYSWLGGVDPVYRGQGVASKLMKQQHEYLKMKGYSVVRTKTMNKWRHMLLLNIKNGFDVKETYTNKNGLHKIVLEKKLCD